A single region of the Pieris rapae chromosome 21, ilPieRapa1.1, whole genome shotgun sequence genome encodes:
- the LOC110998112 gene encoding putative inorganic phosphate cotransporter has protein sequence MKLHLKFFDAIPARFIVALMLFFACWINYMLRVNMSVNIIAMVPEDKTTKTVESECKAVANDVSLHNDTDITKQLRQPDGVVIFSWTNQEQAYVLSGYFWGYAITSLISGTAAELWGPRRVVFVTMFISAVLTIISPQAARLHYMVLVAVRFFIGLAAGFLFPALHALVARWAPPTEKGRFVSALLGGAIGTVVTWSLTGPLIETFGWDFAFYVPGIIAALWCVAWWFLVYDSPVLHPRISEAEKAYILEEIGDRVHSDSTTKIVPPFKKIFTSLPFLAMIVLHYGNNWGIYFVMTAAPKYVSSALGFNLTSTGTISSLPYLARMIFSLIFGAIGDRIVKRNMVSTTFMRKFFSLFSHVLPGLLLIALGYTGCAPILSIALITFSMGSNGAATLTNLVNHQDLAPNFAATLYGIANGIGNTAGFVTPLVTAYFTKNGNGFAEWRPVFFTGASLYIIAAIYFILFGTGETQKWNYIEPEEDKRPSASSNDTTITVQVKN, from the exons ATGCAATCCCAGCACGGTTTATCGTGGCCCTCATGTTATTTTTTGCCTGTTGGATCAACTATATGCTTCGTGTTAATATGAGCGTTAACATCATAGCCATGGTACCCGAAgacaaaacaacaaaaac GGTAGAAAGCGAATGCAAGGCCGTGGCAAATGACGTTTCATTACATAATGATACAGATATCACAAAGCAGTTGCGTCAG cCAGACGGTGTTGTCATTTTTTCATGGACGAACCAAGAACAAGCATATGTCCTGTCTGGCTACTTCTGGGGTTATGCTATCACAAGTCTAATCAGTGGGACGGCAGCTGAGTTATGGGGCCCGAGAAGAGTTGTCTTTGTGACGATGTTCATCAGCGCCGTCTTAACGATCATCAGCCCACAAGCAGCGAGGCTTCACTATATGGTCCTTGTAGCTGTTCGATTTTTTATTGGATTAGCGGCG GGCTTCCTGTTTCCGGCACTACACGCTCTAGTGGCACGTTGGGCGCCGCCCACTGAAAAAGGACGATTCGTGAGCGCCCTTTTGGGCGGCGCGATTGGTACTGTGGTCACGTGGTCTCTCACTGGACCTCTCATTGAGACATTTGGCTGGGATTTTGCATTTTACGTAccag GAATAATAGCAGCGTTGTGGTGCGTGGCGTGGTGGTTTCTTGTTTATGATTCGCCCGTATTGCATCCTAGGATATCTGAGGCCGAAAAGGCATATATTTTAGAAGAGATTGGTGATAGAGTTCATAGTGACAGTACAACAAAG atTGTGCCAcccttcaaaaaaatatttacttcccTGCCATTCTTGGCTATGATCGTCCTGCATTATGGTAACAATTGGGGAATATATTTCGTGATGACAGCAGCACCTAAATACGTCTCAAGTGCACTTGGCTTCAACCTGACGTCCACTGGTACTATCTCTTCATTGCCATATTTGGCACGGATGATCTTCTCACTCATATTTGGAGCCATTGGCGACAG AATCGTAAAACGCAACATGGTATCTACGACGTTCATGAGGAAATTCTTCAGCCTGTTCTCTCACGTATTGCCAGGACTCCTTCTAATCGCACTCGGTTACACTGGATGCGCGCCAATCCTCTCAATAGCCCTCATTACTTTCTCAATGGGTTCGAACGGTGCGGCAACACTGACGAATCTTGTCAACCATCAAGATTTGGCGCCAAACTTCGCTGCTACATTATACGGAATTGCCAACGGAATCGGAAACACTGCCGGATTTGTTACACCACTAGTCACTGCGTACTTCACTAAAAATGGA AATGGTTTTGCGGAATGGAGACCAGTGTTCTTCACCGGTGCCTCACTCTATATCATAGCTGCGATATACTTTATTCTCTTTGGAACGGGTGAGACGCAAAAATGGAATTATATCGAGCCAGAAGAGGACAAAAGACCAAGCGCAAGCTCAAACGACACTACAATCACAGTCcaagttaaaaattaa